A region of Haladaptatus caseinilyticus DNA encodes the following proteins:
- the dgoD gene encoding galactonate dehydratase, with amino-acid sequence MRIVDYELFEVPPRWLFLKVTTSNGIVGWGEPVVEGRAKTVRAAVEELMDNYLLGEDPLPIENHWQTMYRGGFYRGGPILMSAIAGIDQALWDIKGKQYDAPVYELLGGRARNRIRVYQWIGGDRPADVGQAAAEKVDAGFTALKMNATSEMRLVDTPTAVDDAVERLAQVRDAVGSDVDIGVDFHGRVPKPMAKRLVEALEPYDPFFIEEPVLPEHNDALGEIAQHTTTPIATGERMYSRWDFKEVFEDGTVDIIQPDLSHAGGITEVKKIAAMAEAYDVAVAPHCPLGPIALASCVQVDACSPNTLIQEQSLDIHYNETSDVLDYLADPDVFDYHEGYIDLPTAPGLGISIDEKTVHERAEHEVDWHNPVWHRDDGSVAEW; translated from the coding sequence ATGAGAATAGTCGATTACGAGCTGTTCGAAGTACCACCGCGGTGGCTCTTTTTGAAAGTCACCACGAGCAACGGTATCGTCGGCTGGGGCGAACCGGTCGTCGAAGGGCGCGCGAAAACGGTTCGCGCCGCCGTCGAGGAACTGATGGATAACTATCTACTGGGCGAAGACCCGTTGCCCATCGAGAACCACTGGCAGACGATGTACCGCGGCGGTTTCTACCGTGGCGGGCCGATACTCATGAGTGCCATCGCCGGTATCGATCAAGCGCTCTGGGACATCAAGGGAAAGCAGTACGACGCACCGGTGTACGAACTGCTCGGTGGACGGGCGCGCAACCGTATCCGCGTCTACCAGTGGATCGGCGGCGACCGGCCGGCCGACGTCGGCCAAGCTGCGGCGGAGAAAGTCGATGCCGGATTCACCGCACTGAAGATGAACGCGACGTCCGAAATGCGACTGGTCGACACGCCGACGGCGGTCGACGACGCAGTCGAACGACTCGCACAGGTTCGCGACGCCGTGGGAAGCGACGTCGACATCGGGGTCGATTTCCACGGCCGCGTCCCGAAGCCGATGGCCAAACGGTTGGTCGAAGCGCTCGAGCCATACGACCCATTCTTCATCGAAGAGCCGGTTTTACCCGAACACAACGACGCACTCGGCGAGATAGCACAACACACGACGACTCCCATCGCGACGGGCGAGCGGATGTACTCTCGGTGGGATTTCAAAGAGGTGTTCGAGGACGGCACCGTGGACATCATCCAACCCGACTTGAGCCACGCGGGCGGCATCACCGAGGTGAAGAAGATCGCGGCGATGGCCGAGGCGTACGACGTAGCGGTCGCACCACACTGCCCGCTCGGTCCGATCGCGCTCGCTTCCTGCGTGCAGGTCGACGCTTGTTCACCGAACACGCTTATTCAGGAACAGAGTCTCGATATCCACTACAACGAGACCAGCGACGTGCTAGATTATCTCGCCGACCCCGACGTGTTCGACTATCATGAAGGGTACATCGACCTCCCCACAGCGCCCGGTCTTGGGATCAGTATCGACGAGAAGACGGTTCACGAGCGGGCCGAACACGAAGTCGACTGGCACAACCCGGTCTGGCATCGAGACGACGGTTCCGTCGCGGAGTGGTAA
- a CDS encoding ABC transporter substrate-binding protein, which produces MLDNTNGTSRIDRRSFVTAAGAAGISGLAGCSGFGGIGGSGGGGNGKQTIKYWTLFGGGDGKAMEKMVNKFNESHDKITIKRQRLPWDQYYDKLYTALTGGNAPDLAVVHASQLAVYRDVLQPLGDIVSDETATGYVNSIWKQVELGGDRLSLPLDTHPVGFYYNKSIFEEAGLDPEKPPTSPKAFTEACNTIASETDKLAFSPTPYGPGELLRVYLAFLRQSGGQLLNDDKTQAAFNNEQGVAVAEYFSNMTGKWNWDKPQMSDNRWEKAFYAGDLAIIANGTWFYGPAADQDFEFGMFKPFVYPGGKQQYTWADSHTLAIPMNPKRSDAKQKAAAEAARWLTQETNVWGTEAGHLPASKSILESKTLRQSNVWDKTLSTFSEMANNDALAYVPRTSTVDTYQERISDNLAQIYSQQVSPKKGIEQAAQGVNKALKKK; this is translated from the coding sequence ATGCTAGACAATACCAACGGGACTTCCCGTATCGATAGGCGAAGCTTCGTAACCGCGGCCGGGGCAGCCGGAATCTCCGGATTAGCAGGTTGTAGTGGATTCGGTGGAATCGGCGGTAGTGGCGGTGGCGGCAACGGTAAACAAACCATCAAGTACTGGACCCTGTTCGGCGGCGGCGACGGAAAGGCGATGGAAAAGATGGTCAACAAGTTCAACGAGAGCCACGACAAGATCACCATCAAGCGCCAACGACTGCCCTGGGACCAATACTACGACAAGCTATACACCGCGCTTACCGGCGGAAACGCGCCGGATTTGGCGGTCGTCCACGCATCGCAACTGGCAGTCTATCGGGACGTACTTCAGCCGTTGGGAGACATCGTCAGCGACGAGACCGCCACCGGCTACGTGAACTCCATCTGGAAACAGGTAGAGTTGGGCGGTGACCGACTGTCGCTTCCGCTCGACACACACCCCGTCGGATTCTACTACAACAAATCGATCTTCGAGGAAGCGGGTCTCGACCCCGAAAAACCGCCGACGTCGCCGAAAGCCTTCACCGAGGCCTGTAACACCATCGCCAGTGAGACCGACAAGTTGGCGTTCAGCCCGACGCCGTACGGTCCCGGGGAACTCCTCCGCGTTTACCTCGCGTTCCTTCGCCAGTCGGGTGGCCAGCTGCTCAACGACGACAAGACGCAGGCCGCGTTCAACAACGAGCAAGGCGTCGCCGTCGCGGAGTACTTCTCGAACATGACTGGAAAGTGGAACTGGGACAAACCCCAGATGTCCGATAATCGTTGGGAAAAGGCGTTCTACGCGGGTGACCTCGCCATCATCGCAAACGGGACGTGGTTCTACGGACCCGCCGCGGATCAAGACTTCGAGTTCGGTATGTTCAAGCCGTTCGTCTATCCCGGCGGAAAACAGCAGTACACTTGGGCCGACAGCCACACGCTCGCGATTCCGATGAATCCGAAGCGTAGCGACGCGAAACAGAAGGCGGCCGCGGAGGCCGCACGTTGGCTTACGCAGGAAACGAACGTCTGGGGAACCGAGGCAGGGCATCTCCCAGCGAGCAAGTCCATTCTCGAGTCCAAGACACTCCGACAGTCGAACGTGTGGGACAAGACGCTCTCGACGTTCTCCGAGATGGCCAACAACGATGCCCTCGCGTATGTTCCGCGGACATCGACGGTGGATACGTATCAGGAGCGTATCTCGGACAACCTCGCCCAGATATACAGCCAACAGGTTTCGCCTAAGAAGGGCATTGAACAGGCCGCACAGGGTGTCAACAAAGCGCTGAAGAAAAAGTGA
- a CDS encoding glycoside hydrolase family 2 protein gives MNERQYLRTQSIEETYRTKRSLNGAWEFALDPDDNGLDDDWFVSDADWPERTTVEVPHAWQEREAYLDYTGVAWYRRRIEIPETDADERTALSFAAVDYEATVWVNGEEIGSHRDGYLPFEFDITDESHAGENWVVVRVFDPDDIEEIPHGKQGKPWYTRVSGMWGDVEIRTRPKTRTTSARVTPHLDTDTAEVELTVETADESRDLSAAVAATSDGETVAETATELGDSDPTVELDIENPRYWTPESPHCYDLTIYLCADGEIVDRYEDYFGMRSFEVTDDRFLLNGEPLRLRGALDQGYYPETLYRPFEEGLFEREIRIAKDLGFNMLRKHIKPAHPDFVEAADRLGILVWEEPANPSVYTERSKREVRDQIRALIERDYNSPSVVAWSLYNEEWGIGGHYEEGEESLWTDEEKQQYLAELYETVREWDSTRPICDNSGWAHVATDINDYHRYFVSPDRTDAWGDDLDHIIAHPADNYGATETDPDESPIVISEFGTWGLFDVDAFRDRYGSEPSWFDHDFFDDPIKRPAGIDSRFENSFLSSVFDGYEDLAAVWQEREFVSIADVIGQMRTREDIGGYVITEFSDIEWEFNGLLDYYREEKAFCDEFASVNGPIMLRLEPHSRTAWSGDEIPIDVVVVNDTADPIEADISWEAFNAAGTMTASVDSASIERITDAFTVSTFGMSDFTDEVTATLKTSIETVTTTERLWVLDRTSAANDGVTALVRGAISPNVAAADNGIATQHELNEDIDVAIVTEVNDSVRAFAEDGGNVLLVPGSDGTMADESPFEFRELPVTESWNLVSSLFYSDSELVGDIVTDRRLGWAFDDLYPYAVVTGIEESDDVHVGYIEGWLVNEGSPLLTRQFGAGTITACTFRVTETYGNHPTATILMSNVIEKVTNE, from the coding sequence ATGAACGAACGACAATACTTACGAACGCAATCTATCGAAGAAACGTATCGAACCAAACGGTCGCTGAACGGCGCGTGGGAGTTCGCACTCGACCCGGACGACAACGGTCTCGACGACGACTGGTTTGTCTCCGACGCCGATTGGCCGGAGCGGACGACGGTCGAGGTTCCCCACGCGTGGCAGGAGCGCGAAGCGTATCTCGATTACACGGGGGTCGCGTGGTATCGCCGCCGAATCGAGATACCGGAGACCGACGCGGACGAACGAACCGCGCTCTCCTTCGCGGCCGTCGATTACGAGGCGACCGTCTGGGTGAACGGCGAGGAAATCGGGAGCCACCGTGACGGGTATCTCCCGTTCGAGTTCGATATAACGGACGAATCGCACGCGGGCGAAAACTGGGTTGTCGTTCGGGTCTTCGACCCCGACGACATCGAGGAGATCCCCCACGGAAAGCAAGGAAAACCGTGGTATACGCGAGTGAGCGGTATGTGGGGAGACGTGGAGATTCGTACTCGACCGAAAACGCGGACGACGAGCGCGCGCGTCACACCACATCTCGACACCGACACCGCGGAAGTCGAACTAACGGTCGAGACGGCCGACGAGTCGCGCGACCTGTCGGCAGCGGTTGCCGCCACATCCGACGGCGAAACAGTCGCGGAAACAGCGACCGAACTCGGTGATAGCGACCCGACGGTCGAACTCGATATCGAGAATCCACGCTACTGGACACCCGAATCACCACATTGCTACGACCTCACGATATATCTCTGCGCGGACGGTGAAATCGTCGATCGCTACGAGGACTACTTCGGCATGCGAAGCTTCGAGGTGACCGATGACCGGTTCCTTCTCAACGGCGAACCGCTGCGGCTCCGCGGCGCGCTCGATCAGGGATACTACCCCGAAACGCTGTATCGCCCCTTCGAGGAGGGGCTCTTCGAGCGCGAGATTCGAATTGCGAAGGATCTCGGGTTCAACATGCTTCGAAAACACATCAAGCCCGCACATCCCGACTTCGTCGAGGCGGCCGACCGACTCGGTATCCTCGTCTGGGAGGAACCGGCGAACCCCTCGGTGTACACCGAGCGCTCGAAGCGCGAGGTTCGTGACCAAATACGGGCACTCATCGAACGCGACTACAATTCCCCGAGCGTCGTGGCGTGGAGCCTCTACAACGAAGAGTGGGGTATCGGCGGTCACTACGAAGAAGGCGAAGAATCGCTATGGACCGACGAGGAAAAACAGCAGTACCTAGCCGAACTGTACGAGACCGTCCGCGAGTGGGACTCAACGCGGCCTATTTGTGACAACTCGGGGTGGGCGCACGTCGCCACGGACATCAATGACTACCACCGCTACTTCGTCAGTCCGGATCGCACCGACGCGTGGGGTGACGACCTCGACCACATCATCGCGCATCCCGCGGACAACTACGGCGCCACTGAGACCGACCCCGATGAGTCACCCATCGTCATCTCGGAGTTCGGTACGTGGGGTCTCTTCGACGTGGACGCGTTTCGCGACCGATACGGCAGCGAACCGTCGTGGTTCGACCACGACTTCTTCGACGACCCAATCAAGCGGCCGGCTGGCATAGACAGTCGGTTCGAGAATTCGTTTCTCTCGTCCGTGTTCGACGGCTACGAAGACCTCGCGGCCGTTTGGCAGGAACGCGAGTTCGTCTCGATAGCGGACGTTATCGGACAGATGCGCACCCGAGAGGATATCGGCGGCTACGTCATCACCGAGTTCTCGGACATCGAATGGGAGTTCAACGGACTCCTCGACTACTACCGCGAGGAGAAAGCATTCTGCGACGAATTCGCATCGGTGAACGGCCCGATAATGCTCCGGCTCGAACCCCATTCCAGAACCGCATGGAGCGGCGACGAGATACCGATCGACGTGGTCGTCGTCAACGATACCGCCGACCCTATCGAAGCTGACATCTCGTGGGAGGCGTTCAACGCTGCCGGAACGATGACTGCCAGCGTCGATAGTGCAAGCATCGAACGTATTACTGACGCTTTCACCGTCAGCACGTTCGGCATGAGTGACTTCACGGACGAGGTGACCGCGACCCTCAAAACGTCGATCGAGACGGTCACGACGACGGAACGACTTTGGGTTCTCGATAGGACATCGGCCGCGAACGACGGCGTAACGGCGCTCGTTCGTGGTGCGATAAGCCCCAACGTGGCGGCGGCGGACAACGGTATCGCCACGCAGCACGAACTGAACGAGGACATCGACGTCGCCATCGTCACGGAAGTGAACGATTCCGTCCGCGCGTTTGCCGAGGATGGAGGGAACGTTCTTCTCGTCCCCGGTTCGGACGGTACAATGGCCGACGAAAGTCCCTTCGAGTTCCGCGAACTCCCCGTCACCGAGAGCTGGAACCTCGTCTCCTCGTTGTTTTACAGCGACTCCGAGCTAGTGGGTGACATCGTCACTGATCGGCGACTGGGCTGGGCGTTTGACGACCTCTATCCGTACGCGGTCGTGACAGGTATCGAGGAATCCGACGACGTTCACGTCGGCTACATTGAGGGTTGGCTCGTCAACGAGGGAAGTCCGCTTTTGACCCGTCAGTTCGGTGCGGGAACCATCACGGCGTGCACGTTCAGGGTCACGGAGACGTATGGAAACCATCCGACGGCAACGATACTTATGAGTAACGTCATCGAGAAGGTTACAAACGAATGA
- a CDS encoding ParA family protein, with translation MVTVSSNRILRAATYVEKGGVGKTTTSAHVAVAAAREHDLDVLLIDLAGKQNDLSTHFGMNDEVEDIDAPISAIFGEDWEFIRENIPDVVDRMVYDTGEGIDLIPADPGLGGADNNLANVPVEERFSKLNEFITQDLSDRYDFVLLDLPGKEDNIALNGLFAARNVIAPLKPGAFERNQLDNLRDDLVDLREEHPIDPQLVMVIPTMVKSSTNLSKEFVDELKEAYPNQAAPVPVPNSQDISKKQNKGCTLFAVPEDELYNTGQRVLNAYRENTTELLNRLTETNEPRQSREAPPEQ, from the coding sequence ATGGTCACTGTATCGAGTAACCGGATACTGCGCGCTGCAACCTACGTAGAGAAAGGCGGAGTTGGAAAAACAACGACGTCTGCACACGTAGCTGTTGCAGCTGCACGGGAGCACGACCTCGATGTGCTCCTTATCGACTTGGCCGGGAAACAAAACGATTTGTCGACCCACTTTGGGATGAACGACGAGGTCGAAGATATCGATGCTCCAATCTCTGCCATTTTCGGCGAAGATTGGGAATTCATTCGAGAGAACATACCGGACGTCGTAGATCGTATGGTGTACGATACTGGGGAGGGCATCGATCTCATCCCCGCGGATCCGGGACTCGGCGGTGCGGATAACAACCTTGCTAATGTTCCCGTAGAGGAACGGTTTTCAAAGCTAAATGAGTTCATTACTCAAGATTTGAGCGATCGGTACGACTTCGTGTTGCTCGATCTACCGGGTAAAGAGGACAACATCGCTTTGAACGGTCTGTTCGCCGCTCGGAACGTCATTGCGCCGCTCAAACCCGGCGCGTTCGAGCGTAATCAGTTAGATAATCTTCGTGACGATCTCGTTGACCTCCGCGAAGAGCACCCGATCGATCCGCAACTCGTCATGGTCATTCCGACGATGGTGAAGAGTTCGACGAACTTGTCAAAGGAGTTCGTCGACGAACTCAAAGAGGCGTATCCAAATCAGGCGGCTCCAGTCCCCGTTCCGAATTCTCAGGACATTTCGAAAAAACAAAACAAAGGCTGCACACTCTTCGCAGTCCCTGAAGATGAGCTGTACAACACGGGTCAGCGTGTACTAAATGCGTATCGAGAGAACACCACCGAACTCCTCAACCGACTTACAGAGACCAATGAGCCAAGACAAAGCAGAGAAGCTCCTCCAGAGCAGTAA
- a CDS encoding carbohydrate ABC transporter permease, whose product MSVPTRLVRRLRAARENNTEIRNQETLEGILFSLPYLLVFSVFLLYPLLKGLYMSLHDWNAIYPSQSEFVFLENYVRMINDPMFWNALWNTVYFVVLTVPPLVMLGLALALGVNRQLKGRRFLRMVFFSPYVLTVAVVALIWIELYAPSYGVFNYYIMQIGIEPPNWLNSATFGMPAVALATIWWTLGFNFVILLSARQGIPERLYEAARLDGAYGWRAFRDITLPQMKPALVFVTVVQFIASFQIFGQVFIMTGGGPGNATDTLVMYLYKAAFNQHEFGYAAAVGYFLFVVLIAVSMVNYKLAGDSA is encoded by the coding sequence ATGTCCGTCCCAACCCGTCTCGTTCGCCGCCTCCGGGCGGCGAGGGAGAACAACACCGAGATACGGAATCAGGAGACGCTCGAAGGAATCCTGTTCTCGCTCCCCTACCTGCTGGTGTTTTCGGTCTTCCTCCTGTACCCCCTGCTAAAGGGACTGTACATGAGTTTACACGACTGGAACGCGATTTATCCCTCGCAGTCGGAGTTCGTCTTCCTCGAGAACTATGTCCGAATGATAAACGACCCGATGTTCTGGAACGCGCTCTGGAATACCGTATACTTCGTCGTACTCACCGTCCCGCCACTCGTTATGCTCGGACTGGCGCTCGCGCTCGGCGTCAACCGACAGCTGAAAGGCCGTCGATTCCTTCGGATGGTGTTTTTCAGTCCGTACGTGCTGACGGTCGCCGTCGTCGCGCTCATCTGGATCGAACTGTACGCACCCAGTTACGGCGTGTTCAACTACTACATCATGCAGATAGGTATCGAACCGCCGAACTGGTTGAACTCGGCGACGTTCGGGATGCCCGCCGTCGCGCTGGCGACCATCTGGTGGACCCTCGGGTTCAACTTCGTCATCCTTCTGTCGGCACGGCAGGGGATTCCCGAGCGACTGTACGAGGCTGCGCGACTCGATGGTGCCTACGGATGGCGAGCGTTTCGGGACATCACGTTGCCACAGATGAAGCCGGCGCTAGTGTTCGTCACCGTCGTCCAGTTCATCGCCTCGTTTCAGATATTCGGTCAGGTGTTTATCATGACCGGCGGCGGGCCGGGCAACGCGACGGACACCCTCGTGATGTATCTGTACAAAGCGGCGTTCAACCAGCACGAGTTCGGCTACGCGGCCGCGGTGGGATACTTCCTCTTCGTGGTGCTCATCGCCGTCTCGATGGTGAACTACAAACTGGCGGGTGATTCCGCATGA
- a CDS encoding SDR family NAD(P)-dependent oxidoreductase yields MTGQPISGRFDGQTVVITGSTRGIGEGVARRFAAEGANVVVTGRTRAAGEGTVADIREDGGVAEFVRADMRDPDDIAALFEVTDETFGGVDVLVNNAGVETETSAADASLDDWSFVLETDFRSYWLCAKHALPHMDRGAIVNISSNHAFQTTPDIFPYNAVKAGINGMTRGMALDFGPQVRVNTVNPGWVAIERTTDEMSSERRRELEAIHPVGRLGRPADIAGVVAFLASDDAAFVTGANILADGGRTAVMQDDMLPDYRERRNE; encoded by the coding sequence ATGACCGGACAACCAATTTCCGGCCGGTTCGACGGCCAGACCGTGGTCATCACCGGTTCGACACGCGGCATCGGCGAAGGTGTGGCACGGCGATTCGCTGCGGAAGGGGCGAACGTCGTCGTCACGGGACGGACTCGTGCCGCCGGCGAGGGAACTGTCGCCGACATTCGTGAGGACGGCGGCGTCGCCGAGTTCGTCCGTGCGGACATGCGTGATCCCGATGATATCGCCGCCCTGTTCGAAGTGACAGACGAGACGTTCGGCGGCGTCGACGTCCTCGTCAACAACGCTGGCGTGGAAACCGAAACGAGCGCGGCCGATGCATCCCTCGACGACTGGTCGTTCGTCCTCGAAACCGACTTTCGGTCGTACTGGCTCTGTGCGAAACACGCGCTCCCGCACATGGACCGTGGAGCCATCGTCAACATTTCCTCGAATCACGCGTTTCAAACCACGCCGGACATCTTCCCGTACAATGCGGTAAAGGCGGGAATCAACGGAATGACCCGCGGGATGGCGCTCGACTTCGGACCGCAGGTTCGCGTCAATACGGTTAACCCCGGCTGGGTCGCCATCGAGAGAACCACCGACGAGATGTCTTCGGAGCGCCGTCGCGAGTTGGAAGCCATTCATCCGGTGGGTCGTCTCGGCAGGCCCGCGGATATCGCGGGTGTCGTCGCGTTTCTGGCGAGCGATGACGCGGCGTTCGTCACCGGCGCGAACATCCTCGCGGACGGTGGTCGAACTGCGGTAATGCAGGACGACATGCTCCCGGATTATCGAGAGCGGCGGAACGAGTGA
- a CDS encoding carbohydrate ABC transporter permease — MSTQATDALRSRIEDTSIRTVGLYAALYGVAALFLVPYAWMISLSLKPRSEMFSRVPHWIPSEPTLQWYQYVLSESLILQWTLNTLLIAGITTLVVLLFDSLIAFSLTRLDWPGRKFVLSVIIASFMVPAYVNIVPLYTLVSDLGLISSYAGVILPLTAGPLGVFLLVQFFRDFPDELEEAARLDGFSTFRIYSRLMLPMMKSPLTALALFTFVSSWNQFLWPLIVLQSEGSYTLPIGLVTLSSSQVFQPGLMMAATLIASLPLFVVFLLLQDYLINAIQIQGTKG, encoded by the coding sequence ATGAGCACGCAAGCGACCGACGCGCTACGGAGCCGAATCGAGGATACGTCCATTCGAACGGTCGGGTTGTACGCCGCCCTGTACGGAGTGGCAGCGTTGTTCCTCGTCCCGTACGCGTGGATGATCTCGCTTTCGCTCAAACCACGCTCGGAGATGTTTTCGCGGGTTCCACACTGGATTCCGTCGGAACCGACGCTCCAGTGGTATCAGTACGTCCTCTCGGAGTCGCTCATCCTCCAGTGGACGCTGAATACGCTCCTCATCGCCGGAATTACGACGCTCGTGGTGCTGCTCTTCGATTCGCTTATCGCGTTTTCGCTGACGCGCCTCGACTGGCCCGGCCGGAAGTTCGTGTTGAGCGTCATCATCGCCAGTTTCATGGTACCCGCGTACGTGAACATCGTCCCGCTGTACACGCTCGTGTCCGATCTCGGCCTCATCAGTAGCTACGCGGGTGTCATCCTCCCGCTGACCGCGGGGCCGCTCGGCGTCTTTCTGCTCGTGCAGTTCTTCCGGGATTTCCCTGACGAACTAGAGGAGGCAGCACGCCTCGACGGCTTTTCGACGTTCCGGATATACTCGCGGCTGATGTTGCCGATGATGAAATCACCGCTGACGGCGCTGGCGCTGTTCACCTTCGTTAGCAGTTGGAATCAGTTCCTCTGGCCGCTCATCGTCCTCCAGTCGGAGGGGTCGTACACGCTCCCCATCGGATTGGTGACGCTGTCGAGCAGTCAGGTGTTCCAGCCGGGGTTGATGATGGCGGCGACGCTCATCGCGTCACTGCCCCTATTCGTCGTCTTCCTGTTGCTACAGGATTACCTGATCAACGCCATCCAGATCCAGGGGACGAAGGGATGA